One window of Triticum dicoccoides isolate Atlit2015 ecotype Zavitan chromosome 5A, WEW_v2.0, whole genome shotgun sequence genomic DNA carries:
- the LOC119303963 gene encoding cytochrome c-type biogenesis CcmH-like mitochondrial protein produces the protein MASAEDVKQRQVVEDRARNISHNVRCTECGSQSIEDSQADVAVLLRRLIRDEIKSGKSDKEIYKKLEEDFGETVLYAPKFDLQTAAIWLSPVIVGGVAAGVWAYQKHRQRTNVHIMALNLVRGVPLTPREKETMIDILTPPLPARRWWWPLK, from the exons ATGGCTAGTGCGGAGGATGTGAAGCAGCGGCAGGTTGTTGAAGACCGTGCAAGAAATATTAGCCACAATGTACGGTGCACTGAGTGTGGCAGCCAGTCCATTGAAGATTCGCAAGCAGATGTTGCAGTTCTCCTTAGAAGG TTAATTCGTGATGAAATAAAATCTGGAAAGAGTGATAAGGAGATATACAAAAAACTAGAAGAAGACTTTGGAGAAACAGTTCTATATGCCCCTAAATTTGATCTTCAAACTGCTGCCATATGGTTATCACCG GTGATTGTGGGCGGCGTAGCAGCTGGTGTGTGGGCTTACCAAAAGCACAGGCAAAGGACCAACGTTCACATCATGGCTCTGAACCTCGTCCGAGGGGTTCCCCTGACTCCAAGGGAGAAGGAGACGATGATCGACATCCTCACGCCGCCCCTGCCGGCAAGGAGGTGGTGGTGGCCTCTCAAATGA
- the LOC119303964 gene encoding putative lipid-transfer protein DIR1, with translation MQQRSVCYLRDMAGSRKALALTVLLVVALAATAQAVCDMDNDDFMACQPAAAATTDPQPAPSEACCATLGKADLRCLCSYKNSPWLSLYNIDPKRAMELPAKCGLTTPPDC, from the coding sequence ATGCAGCAGCGCTCGGTGTGCTACTTGCGCGACATGGCCGGCAGCAGGAAGGCGCTGGCGCTGACGGTCCTCCTCGTCGTCGCCCTCGCGGCGACGGCGCAGGCGGTGTGCGACATGGACAACGACGACTTCATGGCGTgccagccggcggcggcggcgacgacggaccCGCAGCCGGCGCCGTCGGAGGCGTGCTGCGCGACGCTGGGGAAGGCGGACCTGCGCTGCCTCTGCTCCTACAAGAACTCGCCCTGGCTCAGCCTCTACAACATCGACCCCAAGCGCGCCATGGAGCTGCCGGCCAAGTGCGGCCTCACCACGCCGCCCGACTGCTAG
- the LOC119298368 gene encoding anthocyanin regulatory C1 protein-like produces the protein MRRACSAKEGVKRGAWTSKEDETLASYIKAHGEGRWKEVPLKAGLRRCGKSCRLRWLNYLRPSIKRGNISDDEEELIVRLHRLLGNRWSLIAGRLPGRTDNEIKNYWNSTLGRKALPERAATRVVATPCASASSGSSTGASTAGLSSNCGAGTSAKAAGLLSSASVWVPKPVRCTGGLFLSGDAPLPAPVTQTRAVGGDGDECSGSSLAASSGGGDWMDDVRALASFLESDEDWVNSLHMAD, from the exons ATGAGGAGGGCGTGCAGTGCGAAGGAAGGGGTGAAGAGAGGGGCATGGACGAGCAAGGAGGACGAAACCTTGGCCTCCTACATCAAGGCGCATGGCGAAGGCAGATGGAAGGAAGTCCCCTTGAAAGCTG GCCTGCGGCGGTGCGGCAAGAGCTGCCGGCTGCGGTGGCTCAACTACCTCCGGCCGAGCATCAAGCGGGGCAACAtctccgacgacgaggaggagctcaTCGTCAGGCTCCACCGCCTCCTCGGCAACAGGTGGTCCCTCATCGCGGGCAGGCTGCCCGGCCGAACAGACAACGAAATCAAGAACTACTGGAACAGCACCCTCGGGCGGAAGGCGCTCCCGGAGCGAGCTGCCACCAGGGTGGTCGCCACGCCCTGCGCCTCCGCCAGCTCCGGCTCCTCCACAGGGGCGTCGACAGCAGGGCTGTCCTCTAACTGCGGGGCTGGTACAAGTGCCAAGGCTGCGGGGCTGCTGTCGTCGGCCTCGGTGTGGGTGCCCAAGCCCGTGAGGTGCACAGGCGGTCTCTTCCTCAGCGGGGATGCGCCGCTGCCCGCGCCGGTCACGCAGACGCGGGCCGTGGGTGGAGACGGAGATGAGTGCAGCGGCAGCAGCTTGGCGGCATCGTCGGGCGGCGGCGACTGGATGGACGACGTGAGAGCCTTGGCGTCGTTTCTCGAGTCCGACGAGGACTGGGTCAACTCCCTGCACATGGCGGATTAA